A single genomic interval of Lathyrus oleraceus cultivar Zhongwan6 chromosome 7, CAAS_Psat_ZW6_1.0, whole genome shotgun sequence harbors:
- the LOC127100767 gene encoding vacuolar iron transporter homolog 4, translating into MSSPQALNIIFQFPLFSIPTLLYLNLPFNMASNLEPKTNGISANNFDIEIPIHANKESVENESNINYFQRAQWLRAAMLGANDGLITVASMMIGIGAIKEDISVMILTGFAGLVAGACSMGIGEFVSVYTQYDIEIAQMKREREANNNNNGVVDDESTEREKLPNPFQAALASALAFSVGAVMPLLAASFIKNHKMRMGVVGAVVSMALLVFGGVGALVGKTPVMRSCVRVLIGGWMAMAITFGFTKLIGTTGL; encoded by the coding sequence ATGAGTTCTCCACAAGCTCTTAACATCATATTCCAATTTCCTCTCTTTTCTATACCAACACTACTTTATCTTAATTTGCCCTTCAATATGGCCTCCAACCTTGAACCAAAAACTAATGGAATCTCAGCGAACAATTTTGATATTGAGATACCTATCCATGCAAATAAAGAAAGTGTTGAAAACGAGAGTAACATTAATTATTTTCAAAGGGCACAGTGGCTTAGAGCAGCCATGTTGGGAGCCAATGATGGATTAATCACTGTTGCCTCAATGATGATTGGTATCGGAGCTATAAAAGAAGACATCAGTGTAATGATCCTTACTGGTTTTGCCGGTTTAGTAGCTGGTGCTTGTAGCATGGGTATTGGTGAGTTTGTCTCTGTGTATACTCAATACGACATAGAGATAGCTCAAATGAAAAGAGAAAGAGAAgctaataataataataatggaGTAGTTGATGATGAAAGTACTGAAAGGGAGAAATTGCCGAATCCGTTTCAAGCTGCATTGGCATCGGCACTGGCATTTTCTGTTGGTGCTGTTATGCCATTGCTAGCAGCTTCATTTATAAAGAATCATAAAATGAGGATGGGTGTTGTTGGTGCTGTTGTTAGCATGGCACTTTTGGTGTTTGGAGGAGTTGGAGCATTGGTTGGAAAAACTCCAGTGATGAGGTCTTGTGTTAGGGTTCTTATTGGTGGTTGGATGGCTATGGCCATTACATTTGGTTTCACCAAATTGATTGGAACTACTGGACTTTGA